The Sediminispirochaeta smaragdinae DSM 11293 genome has a segment encoding these proteins:
- a CDS encoding ABC transporter permease yields MKNNKQNISIGMILMQARTFIALFILTVAFTLLLSNRGINFLSPINLLTVTKHVAITAILAIGMTFVIITGGIDLSVGSIVGLCGMIAGGLIHEGLNLPMFHMTIYYHVWVIIILTLILGTLIGLVNGLVITRFNVAPFIGTLGMMYIARGFANIRSGGATFPNLQGQARLGNTGFPFLGAGKIIGIPVSIWILIIVLAIGIYVAKKTPLGRHIYAIGGNARAARLSGVKVKRITTIVYAFSGFCSAIVGLIIASQLVAAHPATGETYEMSAIAAAVLGGTSLSGGIGTIGGTIIGAFVMGVLGDGLVMMGVSEFWQNVIKGVVIVAAVIFDQMQQQMKARSSVSLTGGETKKGEEAEIA; encoded by the coding sequence ATGAAAAACAATAAACAGAATATCTCGATCGGTATGATTCTGATGCAGGCGCGCACCTTTATCGCTTTGTTCATTCTTACCGTTGCCTTTACGTTGCTGTTGTCGAATCGGGGGATTAATTTCCTTTCGCCGATAAACCTCCTTACCGTCACGAAGCATGTGGCGATTACGGCAATCCTTGCCATCGGCATGACTTTTGTCATCATCACCGGAGGGATCGACCTCTCCGTCGGTTCCATTGTCGGCCTTTGCGGCATGATTGCGGGAGGTTTGATCCATGAGGGCCTAAATCTTCCGATGTTTCACATGACGATCTACTATCATGTATGGGTTATTATCATTCTGACCCTGATCCTCGGTACCTTGATCGGACTTGTCAACGGTCTTGTAATAACCCGCTTCAATGTTGCCCCATTTATTGGAACCCTCGGTATGATGTACATTGCCAGGGGCTTTGCCAACATCCGCTCCGGCGGCGCCACCTTTCCCAACCTTCAGGGCCAGGCGCGGCTTGGAAACACCGGATTTCCTTTCCTCGGTGCAGGAAAGATCATCGGCATTCCCGTTTCAATCTGGATTCTGATCATCGTCCTTGCCATTGGTATCTATGTGGCCAAAAAGACACCTCTGGGCAGACACATCTACGCCATCGGGGGCAACGCCAGGGCCGCAAGGTTGTCCGGGGTAAAGGTGAAGCGAATAACCACGATTGTCTACGCCTTTTCCGGCTTCTGTTCGGCCATCGTGGGACTTATCATCGCATCGCAGCTTGTCGCCGCCCATCCTGCAACCGGTGAAACCTATGAGATGTCTGCAATCGCGGCGGCTGTTCTCGGCGGTACCAGCCTCTCGGGAGGTATCGGGACCATCGGTGGTACCATCATCGGTGCCTTTGTCATGGGGGTCCTGGGCGACGGTTTGGTGATGATGGGCGTCTCTGAGTTTTGGCAGAATGTTATCAAGGGAGTCGTTATTGTTGCAGCTGTTATCTTCGATCAGATGCAGCAGCAGATGAAGGCACGTTCGTCGGTTTCTCTGACCGGCGGCGAAACAAAGAAAGGTGAGG